In the Candidatus Baltobacteraceae bacterium genome, one interval contains:
- a CDS encoding YvcK family protein: MIGQRAKQIARWFYPGLGVKRWLVMAILGAILFVNGLNRWLTAEGAHFEINTWVDETLDGYLPLAWLQWLFMAGGAILVAVGMRQWMHSIVDALTPDRKDRIVDALFASRLRAGYRIVAVGGGTGLSTLLRGLKRYTHNLTAVVTVSDDGGSSGRLQKELGILPPGDLRNCLVALADDEALVTDLFQYRFHEGEGLTGHSFGNLFLAAMTGVTGNFDTAVKESSRVLNIKGRVLPATLAVTWLRATMEDGTIIEGESAITQARKKIESITLEPEHSAPLGEVIDAIRTADAIILGPGSLYTSILPNLLVDRISREIESANAVKVYVTNVMTQPGETEEFKASRHLEVLLAHAGAKVCDYVIVNSQPPRRLRDVYAEEGQIWVEPDVEAIKKLGVRPVLADVIGETTNVRHDPDRLAEVVVDLIAEAIAERATFVKRTPPAPTIAPPAASL, encoded by the coding sequence ATGATCGGGCAGCGGGCAAAGCAGATCGCGCGTTGGTTCTATCCGGGCCTTGGTGTCAAACGCTGGCTCGTCATGGCGATTCTCGGCGCGATTCTGTTCGTCAACGGACTCAACCGTTGGTTGACGGCCGAAGGCGCGCATTTCGAGATCAATACTTGGGTCGACGAAACACTCGACGGCTATCTTCCGCTCGCGTGGCTGCAATGGCTATTCATGGCCGGCGGCGCGATACTCGTTGCGGTCGGCATGCGCCAGTGGATGCACTCGATCGTCGATGCGCTCACGCCGGATCGTAAGGACCGTATCGTCGATGCGCTCTTCGCATCGCGCTTACGCGCGGGTTACCGCATCGTCGCCGTCGGAGGTGGAACCGGACTCTCGACGTTGTTACGCGGACTAAAGCGATACACGCACAACTTGACCGCTGTCGTAACCGTCAGCGACGACGGCGGCAGCTCCGGACGCTTGCAAAAAGAGCTCGGCATTCTTCCACCCGGCGACCTGCGCAACTGTCTCGTGGCTTTGGCCGATGACGAAGCGCTCGTGACCGATCTCTTTCAATATCGCTTTCACGAAGGCGAAGGCCTCACGGGGCACTCGTTCGGCAATCTCTTCCTCGCGGCGATGACGGGCGTGACCGGAAACTTCGATACCGCCGTGAAAGAATCAAGCCGCGTTCTGAACATCAAAGGCCGCGTGTTGCCTGCAACCCTTGCGGTGACGTGGCTGCGCGCTACAATGGAAGACGGAACGATCATCGAGGGTGAAAGCGCGATCACGCAGGCGCGCAAGAAAATCGAATCGATCACGCTCGAACCCGAACACTCTGCACCTCTGGGCGAAGTGATCGATGCGATTCGTACTGCGGATGCGATCATACTTGGGCCCGGGTCGCTCTACACCTCGATCTTGCCGAATCTACTGGTCGATCGCATCTCGCGCGAGATCGAAAGCGCCAATGCAGTCAAGGTCTACGTCACGAACGTCATGACGCAGCCGGGCGAGACCGAAGAATTCAAAGCCTCGCGCCATCTCGAGGTTCTTCTCGCGCATGCCGGCGCAAAAGTATGTGACTACGTCATCGTAAACAGCCAGCCGCCGCGCCGCCTGCGTGACGTGTATGCCGAGGAAGGCCAGATTTGGGTTGAACCGGACGTCGAAGCCATCAAGAAGCTCGGTGTGCGTCCGGTCTTAGCCGACGTCATCGGTGAAACGACGAACGTGCGACACGATCCGGATCGTCTAGCCGAAGTCGTCGTCGATTTGATAGCGGAGGCTATCGCCGAACGCGCGACCTTCGTCAAGCGTACGCCGCCGGCGCCGACGATCGCGCCGCCGGCCGCGTCACTCTAG
- a CDS encoding DUF2203 domain-containing protein, whose product MKLFSAEKANSLIPTVSPLIEELWAKRRELAIRLLENDPALRRGASTRSRKFTELKAEIVRLINRIEEHGCVVKDLDLGLLDFPALRDGRPIYLCWKAGEPEIGHWHGTDEAFVDRKPLE is encoded by the coding sequence ATGAAACTGTTCTCGGCTGAGAAAGCGAACTCACTGATCCCCACGGTTTCGCCGCTCATCGAGGAGTTGTGGGCCAAACGGCGCGAGCTTGCAATTCGATTGCTCGAGAACGATCCGGCGCTGCGCCGTGGAGCGTCAACACGCTCACGCAAGTTCACGGAGCTCAAAGCTGAGATCGTACGGTTGATCAATCGCATCGAAGAGCACGGCTGCGTCGTGAAAGATCTCGATCTCGGCCTCCTCGATTTTCCCGCGCTGCGCGACGGACGCCCGATCTATCTTTGTTGGAAAGCCGGTGAGCCGGAGATCGGCCACTGGCACGGCACCGACGAAGCGTTCGTCGACCGCAAGCCGCTGGAGTAG
- a CDS encoding glycerate kinase, whose translation MTSGPLGRVVIAPDKFKGSASAHDVANAVARGVRSVSPGSKLILRPMADGGDGTVELFLDSGARACTANVHDPLGRVISAKFALDGEQAIVELASASGLVLEKPEERNPWRADSRGTGELIRAALDSGATSIVVGIGGSAINDAGIGLLRALGARTQPANALHGIESIDLGGLDPRIAKTKLLVASDVDNPLCGPNGASAIFGPQKGAKPEDVPKLDAALAQTADAMARALGRDLRDVPGAGAAGGAGFALLALGAKLRRGVDIVAELCGLPQALTGATLCITGEGSIDAQTLRGKTVFGVGRYAAKAKVPVIALGGRVERSVEAELAAHGIVCEPIVTSPMPLEAAMHDAVALIEAAAARVARTFALE comes from the coding sequence ATCACTAGCGGCCCCTTAGGGCGCGTCGTAATCGCGCCGGACAAGTTCAAGGGCTCTGCCAGCGCGCATGACGTTGCGAACGCCGTCGCACGCGGCGTTCGGTCGGTCTCGCCGGGGAGTAAACTGATCCTGCGTCCTATGGCGGATGGCGGCGACGGTACCGTGGAACTGTTCCTCGATTCGGGCGCGCGTGCGTGTACGGCGAACGTGCACGATCCGCTTGGACGCGTGATCTCGGCGAAGTTTGCACTCGATGGCGAGCAGGCAATCGTTGAGCTCGCGAGCGCAAGTGGGCTGGTTCTCGAGAAGCCCGAGGAGCGCAATCCGTGGCGCGCAGATTCGCGCGGCACCGGCGAGCTCATTCGCGCGGCGCTCGACTCCGGTGCGACGTCGATCGTCGTCGGCATCGGCGGCAGCGCGATCAACGATGCCGGCATTGGACTCTTGCGCGCACTTGGCGCGAGAACGCAGCCCGCGAACGCCTTGCACGGCATCGAGAGCATCGACTTGGGCGGGCTCGATCCGCGCATCGCAAAAACGAAACTGCTGGTCGCATCGGACGTCGACAATCCGCTTTGCGGTCCAAACGGTGCGTCTGCGATCTTCGGTCCGCAGAAGGGTGCGAAGCCCGAGGATGTGCCGAAGCTCGACGCCGCGCTGGCGCAGACGGCCGATGCGATGGCGCGCGCTCTCGGCCGTGATTTGCGCGACGTTCCCGGGGCGGGCGCTGCCGGTGGTGCGGGATTTGCACTGCTTGCGCTTGGGGCGAAACTACGCCGCGGCGTCGACATCGTCGCCGAGCTATGCGGCCTGCCGCAAGCCTTGACCGGCGCGACGCTCTGCATCACGGGTGAAGGCTCGATTGATGCGCAGACGCTCCGCGGAAAGACGGTCTTCGGCGTGGGGCGCTACGCGGCGAAAGCCAAGGTCCCGGTGATCGCGCTTGGCGGGCGCGTCGAGAGGAGCGTTGAGGCAGAGCTCGCTGCGCATGGGATCGTGTGCGAACCCATTGTCACGTCACCCATGCCGCTCGAAGCGGCAATGCACGATGCGGTCGCGCTGATTGAAGCCGCAGCCGCGCGCGTGGCGCGGACCTTTGCGCTAGAGTGA
- the rapZ gene encoding RNase adapter RapZ: MSVRRLVIVTGLSGAGKSQALAAFEDLGFYCLDNLPPTLLPQIVTLAAASGYDRLAIAPDVRTSGPFGDLSTSIASASTNGASPEILFLDATEEALVRRFSETRRKHPVARERLTEAIASERSALAPVRDRAARVWDTSTMSAIQLRRRIAETYAQQTGEPLLHVTLVSFGYKYGLPLDADMVFDVRFLPNPYYVDELRELTGLDKAVGDYLERLPQTRTFLQHAEKLLDFLIPRFIEEGKAQLTIAIGCTGGRHRSVYLAGRLNEFLRKNCQLDVELAARDILR; the protein is encoded by the coding sequence GTGAGCGTTCGCCGTTTGGTCATCGTAACGGGGTTGTCCGGCGCAGGCAAGAGCCAGGCGTTGGCAGCGTTCGAGGATTTGGGGTTCTATTGCCTCGACAACTTACCACCCACGTTACTTCCCCAGATAGTGACGCTTGCCGCGGCCTCCGGGTACGATCGGCTCGCAATCGCGCCGGATGTTAGGACATCCGGCCCCTTCGGTGATCTCTCCACGAGCATCGCTTCAGCCTCCACCAACGGCGCTTCCCCGGAGATACTCTTCTTGGATGCCACGGAAGAGGCGCTGGTGCGCCGTTTCAGCGAGACGCGCCGCAAGCATCCCGTCGCGCGCGAACGATTGACCGAAGCAATTGCGTCCGAACGGAGCGCGCTTGCACCCGTGCGCGACCGCGCCGCACGGGTCTGGGACACGAGCACGATGAGTGCAATTCAGTTGCGCCGGCGCATCGCGGAGACATACGCGCAGCAAACCGGCGAACCGCTGCTCCACGTTACGCTCGTGTCGTTCGGATATAAATACGGCCTGCCGCTCGACGCCGACATGGTTTTCGACGTGCGATTCTTACCGAACCCGTATTACGTCGACGAGCTTCGCGAGCTCACGGGACTCGACAAAGCAGTCGGCGACTATCTCGAGCGATTACCGCAAACGCGGACCTTTTTACAGCACGCCGAAAAGTTGCTTGATTTCCTGATACCACGCTTTATCGAAGAGGGGAAAGCGCAACTGACGATCGCGATTGGCTGCACCGGCGGGCGTCATCGCTCCGTCTATCTCGCTGGACGTCTGAACGAATTTCTGAGAAAGAACTGCCAACTCGACGTCGAGCTGGCAGCGCGGGACATTCTGAGATAA
- a CDS encoding carboxypeptidase-like regulatory domain-containing protein translates to MRRIFAFAAIAVLTACNNAVPPQQNYATITGVITDGTSGQPIVGATVTVDSVLSATTGADGSYTIANIPVGPFTASETAGGFQDHQDQGSVAAGDHFTLNATLYH, encoded by the coding sequence GTGCGCCGCATCTTCGCGTTTGCTGCGATTGCAGTGCTGACTGCGTGCAACAACGCTGTCCCACCACAGCAAAATTATGCAACAATCACCGGCGTCATCACCGACGGCACTAGCGGACAGCCGATCGTAGGCGCAACGGTGACGGTCGATTCTGTTCTTTCGGCGACGACGGGTGCTGACGGAAGCTACACGATCGCGAACATTCCGGTCGGCCCATTTACGGCTAGTGAGACGGCCGGCGGGTTTCAAGATCACCAGGATCAAGGTTCGGTCGCAGCCGGCGACCACTTCACGCTAAACGCCACGCTCTATCACTAG
- a CDS encoding malate/lactate/ureidoglycolate dehydrogenase — translation MSTVSSITVDHKNLRDVARAIVKATGSDDAEAAIVADHLVEANLRGHDSHGVGMLPLYVKNFQGGNLKANQHARMLSEDGAIAVFSGEMGYGQKIAREVMDWAIERARKNGVAIVALRDVQHIARVGSYGEQAADAGLIAMLFVNALSGHPFVAAFGGSDGRFSTNPICVAIPGKNPDEPLVLDFATSTVAMGKVRVAYNSGKQVAPGLLIDERGKPTTDPGVLWPDRSKGAILPFGLHKGFGLGVVAELLGGALTGNLTYQPENSRDVGIKNGMLAIVFDPKRFGSLETFQDEMQAFLDFVKASPPSDPSAPVLIAGEPERNTRKKRMAEGIPIDAKTWADIRAAADSLGIGARKIEEVAHGAT, via the coding sequence GTGAGCACCGTCAGCTCGATTACCGTCGATCACAAGAACCTGCGCGACGTGGCACGCGCGATCGTGAAAGCGACGGGAAGCGACGATGCCGAGGCGGCCATCGTCGCCGATCACCTGGTTGAAGCAAATCTGCGCGGCCACGACAGTCATGGCGTCGGGATGCTGCCGCTCTACGTTAAGAATTTCCAAGGCGGCAACCTGAAGGCGAATCAACATGCGCGCATGTTGAGCGAAGACGGGGCAATCGCAGTCTTCAGCGGCGAGATGGGCTACGGTCAGAAGATCGCGCGTGAGGTGATGGATTGGGCGATCGAACGCGCTCGGAAAAACGGTGTTGCGATCGTCGCATTGCGCGACGTGCAGCACATTGCGCGCGTCGGCAGCTACGGCGAACAGGCTGCAGATGCGGGCTTGATCGCAATGTTATTTGTAAACGCGCTGAGCGGTCACCCGTTCGTGGCGGCGTTCGGCGGTTCGGACGGCCGGTTTTCAACGAATCCTATTTGCGTTGCAATTCCCGGCAAGAACCCTGATGAGCCGCTCGTCCTCGATTTTGCAACGAGCACGGTCGCGATGGGTAAAGTGCGTGTCGCGTACAACTCCGGCAAACAAGTCGCGCCGGGATTGTTGATCGATGAACGCGGAAAACCAACGACGGACCCCGGCGTACTCTGGCCGGATCGTTCCAAAGGTGCAATCTTGCCGTTCGGCTTGCACAAGGGCTTTGGTCTGGGGGTTGTCGCCGAGCTGCTCGGCGGCGCTCTGACCGGGAACCTTACGTATCAACCGGAAAATTCGCGTGACGTCGGCATCAAGAACGGAATGCTCGCAATCGTCTTCGATCCGAAGCGGTTCGGCAGTCTTGAAACATTCCAAGACGAGATGCAAGCGTTCTTGGATTTCGTGAAAGCCTCGCCGCCGTCGGATCCGAGCGCCCCGGTCCTAATTGCGGGCGAGCCGGAACGCAACACCCGCAAGAAGCGGATGGCCGAGGGGATTCCGATCGACGCAAAGACGTGGGCCGACATTCGCGCGGCTGCAGATTCGCTCGGTATCGGCGCCCGCAAGATCGAGGAAGTCGCGCACGGCGCAACCTGA